A region from the Corylus avellana chromosome ca7, CavTom2PMs-1.0 genome encodes:
- the LOC132188172 gene encoding D-3-phosphoglycerate dehydrogenase 2, chloroplastic-like yields the protein MAMASSSTKAIFSSSPVTPSPSSHLSQKPPSLLSFLHSTATATATSTPISVKLSHSRSTSQVVVNSVLKTVTSPETSVPNYKTQDLNYPRPTILVSEKLGEAGLEVLRSFGDVECLYGLSPDELCSKISSCDALIVRSGTKVSRQVFEASKGRLKVVGRAGVGIDNVDLQAATEFGCLVVNAPTANTVAAAEHGIALLTAMARNVAQADASMKAGKWLRSKYVGVSLVGKTLAIMGFGKVGSEVARRAKGLGMHVIAHDPYAPADRARALGVELVAFNQAISTADFISLHMPLTPATSKVFNDEAFANMKKGVRLINVARGGVIDEDALVRALNSGIVAQAALDVFTEEPPPADSKLVQCENVTVTPHLGASTKEAQEGVAIEIAEAVVGALKGELSATAVNAPMVPPEVVSELSPYVVLAEKLGRLAVQLVAGGSGIKSVRVVYKSARDPDDLDTRLLRAMVTKGIIEPISASFVNLVNADFTAKQKGLRISEERVLVDSSPEFPVDSIQVIISDVESKFASALSDNNGDISIEGKVKFGIPHLTRVGSFPVDVSLEGNLILCRQVDQPGMIGQVGNILGEQNVNVSFMSVGRTVLRTKAIMAIGVDEEPDKETLEKIGKVAAIEEFVFLKL from the exons ATGGCCATGGCTTCCTCTTCTACGAAAGccatcttctcttcttcacctgtcaccccctctccctcttcacACTTATCACAAAAACCACCCTCTCTTCTCTCATTCCTCCACAgcaccgccaccgccaccgccacctCCACGCCAATCTCCGTTAAACTTTCCCATTCTCGTTCAACTTCCCAGGTGGTCGTCAACAGCGTCCTGAAAACAGTAACATCGCCGGAAACCTCGGTCCCCAACTACAAAACCCAAGATCTCAACTATCCCAGACCCACCATCTTGGTCTCCGAGAAGCTCGGAGAAGCGGGTCTCGAAGTTCTACGCAGTTTTGGTGACGTGGAATGCTTGTACGGGCTCTCGCCCGACGAGCTCTGCTCCAAGATCTCGTCCTGCGACGCGCTGATCGTGAGGAGCGGCACGAAGGTGAGTAGACAGGTGTTCGAGGCCTCCAAGGGGCGGTTAAAGGTGGTGGGCCGCGCCGGCGTCGGCATTGACAACGTGGATCTGCAGGCCGCCACGGAGTTCGGTTGCCTTGTCGTTAATGCGCCGACGGCCAACACAGTCGCTGCCGCCGAGCATGGGATTGCTTTGCTCACTGCTATGGCTAGGAATGTCGCCCAGGCTGACGCCTCCATGAAAGCTG GAAAATGGCTGCGTTCCAAGTATGTTGGGGTATCTCTGGTTGGAAAAACGTTGGCAATTATGGGATTCGGAAAGGTTGGATCTGAAGTGGCGAGGCGTGCGAAAGGGTTGGGCATGCATGTGATTGCGCACGATCCATATGCACCGGCGGACAGAGCCCGTGCTCTGGGGGTGGAATTGGTGGCTTTCAATCAGGCCATCTCCACCGCCGATTTCATCTCTCTGCACATGCCACTCACTCCTGCGACTTCAAAGGTCTTCAAcgatgaagcttttgccaataTGAAGAAAGGAGTCCGTCTCATCAATGTTGCCAGAGGTGGGGTTATAGATGAAGATGCGCTCGTGAGGGCCCTCAACAGCGGCATTGTTGCTCAGGCTGCACTTGATGTGTTCACGGAGGAGCCGCCGCCGGCAGATAGCAAGCTTGTGCAGTGTGAGAACGTCACAGTCACACCCCACCTTGGAGCTAGCACAAAGGAAGCACAG GAAGGTGTAGCCATTGAAATAGCTGAGGCTGTAGTAGGGGCGTTGAAAGGGGAGCTCTCTGCAACTGCTGTCAATGCTCCCATGGTCCCTCCTGAG GTCGTGTCGGAGTTGTCACCTTACGTGGTGCTAGCTGAGAAGCTAGGCAGGCTAGCTGTACAGTTGGTGGCCGGAGGCAGTGGAATCAAATCTGTAAGGGTTGTATACAAATCTGCTCGTGACCCAGATGACCTGGACACAAGACTTCTCAGGGCCATGGTCACCAAAGGCATAATCGAACCCATATCAGCCTCATTTGTTAACCTGGTGAATGCAGATTTtactgcaaaacaaaaaggccTCCGCATAAGCGAGGAAAGGGTACTTGTCGACTCATCGCCGGAGTTCCCCGTCGACTCAATTCAGGTGATAATATCCGATGTGGAGTCTAAATTTGCAAGCGCTCTTTCAGATAACAATGGAGATATAAGCATCGAGGGGAAAGTGAAATTCGGAATACCCCACCTGACACGTGTGGGATCGTTTCCTGTGGATGTGAGCTTGGAAGGAAACCTGATTTTGTGCAGGCAGGTGGATCAACCGGGCATGATTGGTCAGGTTGGAAACATTCTGGGCGAGCAAAATGTGAACGTGAGCTTTATGAGTGTGGGGAGGACGGTCCTGAGGACGAAGGCTATTATGGCGATTGGTGTGGACGAAGAACCAGACAAGGAAACCCTTGAAAAAATAGGTAAGGTGGCAGCCATTGAAGAGTTTGTGTTCCTCAAACTATAG